The DNA sequence GAAGTTGTCGATGCTTGAGCGGATTCTTGGGCTTTGCTCGCAGTTGAGGCAACTTCACCAATTCGTACAAATGACGACTGGGAATCTGACTTGAGGGCCGGCGATTTCGGCTCAGGTAGGGTCTCTTTAACAAGCGTTTTGCGCCGGAACCAGTCCATGACCTTGGAAGCCCTGCTAAAGGAGCCTCGGTAGCTCGAGTAAGGGCCCTGCTGGGAAGCGAATGCGTCCATTGCGACAACCGAGGGGGAGCTTTGATCCGGTGCAGAGGCCTTTGTCCTAACGCCAGGACTGACGGAAACTCCTTGGAGAGATTCGGCGACAGGGTTCTTGACCAAATGGccagaggaagggagacCAGAAACGTTGACAGCTGTATCCTTCTGTTCGGATTGACTAGATGATGGAGTCAGCTACGTTCAGGGTGAAAGGTTGAGCTAATAACGTACGTGCTCAAGCCAACCTGAATCgttttccttctcttaTCCCTCATAGTGGAAGATAACCTGTTCTCATCATTGGTGTCCTTGTCCGTAAGAGGAACTCCAGGAGTGGTGACCGCAGAAGATGCCTTGCTATCCTTGCGACTGTCTCAATGTCAGACGATATTTATCGTGATCAAATTAATCGACTGTACTCACCTGTGGAAACCAAATTGCAAAGTTCGTCTCCTCGACTTTCTGATACTGTCGCTCTCTGAGGTGGCCTGGCTCTGGCCTCCATGTTGCTGTAACTGATGTTGTAGAGCAAGAGCACTGGAGCTGGCACTAGGGGGAGCCATCTTCCCTTCACCGTGCACCGTTGTGTGTGCTTGCGAAGCATGGCCCAAAAGCTTCGCCAGTCCGAATTTATCAAGCGACATGCCTTTGCGGCTTCGATCCTTTTTCGGAGGCTTAGGGAGCCCAATGGCAGTGAGTGAAGATTCTGGTCGCGAGATTGAAACAGAGCTGGCACCCATTGGAGGGGGCACAGAACCATGCTTCTCCCGTTCATTGACCACAGAGGCTTTTGGAGTGGTAGCGATTTGGGCTGCCCCCATTTTTGCGCGCGGAGTGACATTCACAGGTTCCTGTTCAACAAATGAGGAAATCCGGGGAGTGGAGGGAGACATCATTTCATCGATAGCATCAGATCCGTGCACCGCCGCGGGAACCGGCATTGGCATTTCCAGCGGTCCGACGACCTGTGAAGAATCGTTTGTTGCTGTAGTGCTGCCAAAATCTGCGGGAGGGGCAAGGGAAGCAGTTGTTGGGACGATAAGCGATGTATCCATTGCCTTTTCTCCCGGCTGCTGTGATTTATCGTCACTTGCCGTTTTAGGCTGCTCGCTGTCCGAAGAGCCTGActccatctcaacatcacTCGATTCTTCCCGCTTCAcatcaagaagagaagatgcgACCATCACTGTGTCAGCGGTGCTTGTGGTTTCCGTTGACCCCTCTACGCGTCCATGACTGTCATCAAAGGTTTCTTTCGGCCTACCATATGACGTTTTCCGGGCGTATTCCACTGGAATGGTGTGTTGGTTCTGGTGATCTCGGGCTGCTGGCACTGCTTCCATCAAAGGCTGCACGGCACCTATTACCACAGGGGGAAGAGTACCGATGGGGGATTGCATTGGGGCGGGGGATGGTGTCTCAACAGTCATGGCAGTAGGGACGCTGATGGATGTCGTAAATGAAAGACTAGGGGCCATGGACTCAGCCTCAGTAGTAGCAGAAGAACGGATAGAACGGATCTCAGCCGGTTGGGAGAGAGTAGTTGAAGGCGTAGCCGGTCGTGTAGTGAGCGGTGCATCGTCTACTGACTCAGAGTGCTTGGCAATAGTTTCGTGAAGTGGGGTGGACCCTGGAATGGCACTATGTGGTCGACGGCGGATTTGATCAAGCGCAGCTGCAGTGATAATAGTGCCTGGAGCAACGCTCTGGCTTCGCTGCACATGGGCCCTCTCCGCTTGTAAGGATTCGCGAGCTTGTATCTGCACTCTGCGACGCTCTTGCAATTCTTTTCTAGCTTGTTTACTCTTCCTATACATGGCATCCTGGAACGCCGCCTCGCATTCCTCGACAGACTTGTTGAACATGTCATGATAGGATTTGATCCATGGATGTTTGACAATAGCAGGTATCTTGATTCGATGCTCAGGGTGAAGAATAAGCATATGCTGGAGCAGGTTTTTCCCCATTGGGGATACGTGATCGGGATAATGCAGTTCAGTATTCATGATATAGCGATAAAGCTCAACAACATTTCCAGCGTCGGGGTTGTCAGGATCGTCGTCATAAGGAAGATATCCGGCAAGCATTGCGTAAAGGATGACTCCGCAGGACCAGATGTCGACCGCGGAACCGTGGTAAGGTGTGTCCAGCACAACAAGTTCTGGCGCGGCATAGCATGGACTTCCGCAACTGGTAGACATAAGATCCCCTTTCGACAGGTCAAATTGGTTTGCAAACCCGAAATCTGTAATGATAAGGTTCCTGTTCTTGTCGAGTAATAGATTTTCCAACTTCAGATCACGGTGGATGACGCCTTTCTTGTGCAGGTAGTCCACGCCGGATATCAGTTGGGCAAAAATCCTTTGACCTTCTTTGTCCTTCAGGTATTCGTTGGCAAGAATGTACTCAAAAAGTTCCCCGCCTGGACAATGTCAGTACATTGTAAAGCTCCGAAGAACAAGCCTACCTCCAGCAAACTCCAACACAATACCGATGTATTTGTGCGTATCAAGGACGTCGAACATACGGACGATGTTTGGGTGTTTCAATGTCTAGAGAACAAGTCAGTCAAGGTAGAGGGCATGATTTGCGAGATATCGCGCTCACCTTTAAAACGTTAATTTCCCTTTCGACTTTGCTTGCATGAGCCTCTTCTTGCAGATCCCCTCGCCTAATCAACTTGATTGCAACTTCCACGCCGTAGTCCGCATGAACACCCAGCTTGACTTTGCCAAATTCGCCTTCTCCCAGTGTCTGTAGCACTATATATGGCCCCAAGCCGACCATGGCTCGGCGTGGGTATTCTTGTTTGAATGCGTATACTGAAGGATGCAAGACATATTCATCTGTTAGCTCCTCGGGCCGCGGAGCCGAGGGTGAATTCAAAGTGGCATTAGGATTATGGGAACGACGATTAGC is a window from the Cryptococcus deuterogattii R265 chromosome 10, complete sequence genome containing:
- a CDS encoding CAMK/CAMKL/KIN4 protein kinase, whose amino-acid sequence is MASNSAQAGPSQSAGNSALAMPDVRQSKSARPRPPPSSATMPMIPTSLADPSMHSYAPVQASAAQQMRTANRRSHNPNATLNSPSAPRPEELTDEYVLHPSVYAFKQEYPRRAMVGLGPYIVLQTLGEGEFGKVKLGVHADYGVEVAIKLIRRGDLQEEAHASKVEREINVLKTLKHPNIVRMFDVLDTHKYIGIVLEFAGGGELFEYILANEYLKDKEGQRIFAQLISGVDYLHKKGVIHRDLKLENLLLDKNRNLIITDFGFANQFDLSKGDLMSTSCGSPCYAAPELVVLDTPYHGSAVDIWSCGVILYAMLAGYLPYDDDPDNPDAGNVVELYRYIMNTELHYPDHVSPMGKNLLQHMLILHPEHRIKIPAIVKHPWIKSYHDMFNKSVEECEAAFQDAMYRKSKQARKELQERRRVQIQARESLQAERAHVQRSQSVAPGTIITAAALDQIRRRPHSAIPGSTPLHETIAKHSESVDDAPLTTRPATPSTTLSQPAEIRSIRSSATTEAESMAPSLSFTTSISVPTAMTVETPSPAPMQSPIGTLPPVVIGAVQPLMEAVPAARDHQNQHTIPVEYARKTSYGRPKETFDDSHGRVEGSTETTSTADTVMVASSLLDVKREESSDVEMESGSSDSEQPKTASDDKSQQPGEKAMDTSLIVPTTASLAPPADFGSTTATNDSSQVVGPLEMPMPVPAAVHGSDAIDEMMSPSTPRISSFVEQEPVNVTPRAKMGAAQIATTPKASVVNEREKHGSVPPPMGASSVSISRPESSLTAIGLPKPPKKDRSRKGMSLDKFGLAKLLGHASQAHTTVHGEGKMAPPSASSSALALQHQLQQHGGQSQATSESDSIRKSRRRTLQFGFHSRKDSKASSAVTTPGVPLTDKDTNDENRLSSTMRDKRRKTIQVGLSTQSEQKDTAVNVSGLPSSGHLVKNPVAESLQGVSVSPGVRTKASAPDQSSPSVVAMDAFASQQGPYSSYRGSFSRASKVMDWFRRKTLVKETLPEPKSPALKSDSQSSFVRIGEVASTASKAQESAQASTTSHGNTDKTEETKETFDSTTDQENNTKTTPTRSSVLSRSIDVTTTTPSVTVTPRPTAATTLTIGTSTQQSPLTTVRTRSASTFTFDESRIRVHNGLVDQSALSTKPPQDVFMEVMQVLRGMGVEMKRETDFKLRCTRAKKKAAGTSIGLGSVISTGSGMSPFSIMNNASTSKTDSRGLPMPTSPSVANRSSTGIKGLLRRGSSRSSARPARFTRTDDEVPNPPSQSTPNLELTESSTASKPEPLYGKELMDAGDEVKFTVELCKMKNLPGLFILKIKRTKGNLWSFKFIYQTVIERTTTLTH